A part of Myxococcus landrumus genomic DNA contains:
- a CDS encoding LysM peptidoglycan-binding domain-containing protein — MADIRTSRNNPRPPRDYVIKKGDTLSALAAKFGTTVDQLVRDNNISNRDLIFTGNKLKIGHSTKDSFQSSGSRQGIRGGRSPVGGGEDVGGPTGAGPSNASPAMRRLADAARQAAMGMGGYNSQGLCATGVSRAIRNALGIGVSGNGNQIDNNLPRDKFKQVNMSLEEALKIPGLVLTWESTSTRLGSIYGHTAITTGDGHTSASDFIERNTTNNGRSGFKVFMPIM; from the coding sequence ATGGCCGACATCCGCACCTCTCGGAACAACCCCCGCCCCCCCAGGGATTACGTCATCAAGAAGGGTGACACGCTCTCGGCGCTGGCGGCGAAGTTCGGTACCACGGTTGATCAGTTGGTCCGCGACAACAACATCTCGAACCGCGACCTCATCTTCACCGGCAACAAGCTGAAGATTGGCCACTCCACGAAGGACTCCTTCCAGTCGAGCGGGAGCCGCCAGGGCATCCGCGGTGGCCGCAGCCCGGTGGGCGGTGGCGAGGACGTGGGCGGTCCGACGGGCGCTGGCCCGAGCAACGCGTCGCCCGCGATGCGCCGGTTGGCTGATGCGGCTCGCCAGGCGGCGATGGGCATGGGCGGCTACAACAGCCAGGGCCTCTGCGCCACGGGCGTGAGCCGGGCCATCCGCAACGCGCTGGGCATCGGCGTGTCGGGCAACGGCAATCAAATCGACAACAACCTGCCGCGCGACAAGTTCAAGCAGGTCAACATGTCGCTGGAGGAGGCGCTGAAGATTCCGGGCCTCGTCCTCACGTGGGAGAGCACCTCCACGCGGCTGGGCAGCATCTACGGCCACACCGCCATCACCACCGGCGACGGCCACACGTCCGCGAGCGACTTCATCGAGCGCAACACGACGAACAACGGCCGCAGCGGCTTCAAGGTCTTCATGCCCATCATGTAG
- a CDS encoding chalcone isomerase family protein, translated as MKATLSAAALCLLFAMPAFAKEVAGVNYPETTKVGDKELKLNGVGLRKKVVFKVYTVGLYLENPSKDGAEIVASDQIKRVRMYMLRDLDKKTITDAISDGFKKNAGAKLPELKPKLDTFNAAIPDLKKGDELILTYIPGTGTQVQSTKGGQEISVEGKDFADSLFSVWLGKDPVDGGLKDGMLGKD; from the coding sequence ATGAAAGCCACGCTGTCCGCCGCCGCGCTCTGCTTGCTGTTCGCCATGCCCGCCTTCGCCAAGGAAGTGGCTGGCGTGAACTATCCTGAGACCACGAAGGTGGGCGACAAGGAGCTGAAGCTCAACGGAGTCGGCCTGCGCAAGAAGGTGGTCTTCAAGGTCTACACGGTGGGCCTGTATCTGGAGAACCCGTCGAAGGACGGCGCGGAGATTGTGGCCTCGGATCAGATCAAGCGCGTGCGCATGTACATGCTGCGGGACCTGGACAAGAAGACCATCACCGACGCCATCTCCGACGGCTTCAAGAAGAACGCGGGCGCGAAGCTCCCGGAGCTCAAGCCGAAGCTGGACACGTTCAACGCCGCCATCCCGGACCTGAAGAAGGGCGACGAGCTCATCCTGACCTACATCCCCGGCACGGGCACCCAGGTGCAGAGCACCAAGGGGGGCCAGGAGATTTCGGTGGAGGGCAAGGACTTCGCGGACTCGCTCTTCTCGGTGTGGCTGGGCAAGGACCCGGTCGACGGCGGCCTGAAGGACGGCATGCTCGGCAAGGACTGA
- a CDS encoding GlsB/YeaQ/YmgE family stress response membrane protein — MGICAWLVLGGIAGWLASIIKGTNAKMGMFANIATGVVGSMIGGWLFSLLGGRGVTGLNLYSLAVATVGAVILISVVQAIRK, encoded by the coding sequence ATGGGAATTTGCGCGTGGCTGGTGCTGGGAGGGATTGCGGGCTGGTTGGCGAGCATCATCAAGGGAACGAACGCGAAGATGGGGATGTTCGCCAACATCGCGACGGGCGTCGTCGGCTCGATGATTGGCGGCTGGCTGTTCAGCCTCCTGGGCGGCCGGGGCGTGACGGGGCTCAACCTCTACTCGCTGGCTGTGGCCACGGTGGGCGCGGTCATCCTCATCAGCGTCGTTCAAGCGATACGCAAGTAG
- a CDS encoding M36 family metallopeptidase, translating to MSVGAYRRRLFQAVVFTATLTGSTAMAVSPESSGERHFDARVSYNAQARFGFSAAQKARVEQLRQSVPELRVELDEHSGTVRSLSNPVGALSGPSSGDPMAIGLDFVQKHHAALGLELSDLASLEVTDRVYSDVSGATHLYLRQTYKGLPVYNAQLQINVGKDGSVLGVHSDFLPSLDTSIAGVEPRLSAGEAVAGLARHLGVRLADAPRSLKAESGSKRRTAVEVDGLSREPIVAELAVLPIRRGEARLVWHFQVHTLDSQHDYDVTVDAGSGEVLTRFDWVAADSYKVYPAPVESPNHVSPLPPSDGRSTLTNPANATASPYGWHDTNGVAGAEYTIPRGNNVHAYEDRDANNAPPTTGQPDCGAAINCVFPINLSAAPSTYIPAAVTNLFYWNNVIHDVQYQYGFNEAGGNFQQNNYGRGGVGNDYVQAEAQDGSGTNNANFSTPADGSRPRMQMYIWTAPTPDKDGDLDTGIIVHEYGHGISNRLVGGPSNVSCLTNRQQPGEGISDFLALFYTARTTDTANTIRGMGTYALNQATNGTGIRGQPYTMDSARNTWTFQSLRGMAVPHGVGSVFAQGMWEAYWALVTQWGFDSNLYNANGNAGNQRMMLYFTEGMKRTGCRPTFLMMRDGIINAATTLHGGEDVCRLWRAFAAYGMGTNATTTGPDDVTAATNGFAVPSGC from the coding sequence ATGTCCGTAGGTGCATACCGAAGGCGACTGTTCCAGGCGGTGGTTTTCACGGCGACCCTCACCGGCTCCACGGCGATGGCGGTCTCGCCGGAGTCCAGCGGCGAGCGCCACTTCGATGCGCGCGTCTCGTACAACGCGCAGGCGCGCTTCGGCTTCTCCGCGGCCCAGAAGGCCCGTGTGGAGCAACTGCGCCAGAGCGTGCCGGAGCTGCGAGTTGAGCTGGATGAGCACAGCGGGACGGTCCGCTCGCTCTCCAACCCCGTGGGCGCGCTCTCCGGCCCCAGCAGCGGTGACCCGATGGCCATCGGCCTGGACTTCGTCCAGAAGCACCACGCCGCGCTCGGCCTGGAGCTGTCCGACCTGGCCAGCCTCGAAGTCACCGACCGCGTCTACTCGGACGTCAGCGGCGCCACCCATCTGTACCTGCGACAGACCTACAAGGGTCTCCCCGTCTACAACGCCCAGCTTCAAATCAACGTGGGCAAGGACGGCAGCGTGCTGGGCGTCCACAGCGACTTCCTCCCCTCGCTGGACACGTCCATCGCCGGCGTGGAGCCTCGGCTGAGCGCGGGCGAGGCCGTGGCGGGACTCGCCAGGCACCTGGGCGTGCGCCTCGCGGACGCCCCCCGGTCGCTGAAGGCGGAGTCCGGCTCCAAGCGCCGCACCGCCGTTGAAGTCGACGGCCTGTCCCGCGAGCCCATCGTCGCGGAGCTCGCGGTGCTCCCCATCCGCCGGGGCGAGGCCCGCCTCGTGTGGCACTTCCAGGTCCACACGCTCGACTCGCAGCACGACTACGACGTGACGGTGGACGCCGGCTCGGGCGAGGTGTTGACGCGCTTCGACTGGGTCGCCGCGGATTCCTACAAGGTCTACCCCGCGCCGGTGGAGAGCCCCAACCACGTGTCGCCGCTGCCGCCCTCGGACGGCCGGTCCACGCTCACCAACCCCGCCAACGCCACCGCGTCCCCGTACGGCTGGCATGACACCAACGGCGTCGCCGGCGCGGAGTACACCATCCCCCGCGGCAACAACGTCCACGCGTACGAGGACCGCGACGCCAACAACGCGCCGCCCACCACCGGCCAGCCGGACTGCGGCGCCGCCATCAACTGCGTCTTCCCCATCAACCTCTCGGCCGCGCCCTCCACGTACATCCCGGCCGCCGTCACCAACCTCTTCTACTGGAACAACGTCATCCACGACGTCCAGTACCAGTACGGCTTCAACGAGGCGGGCGGCAACTTCCAGCAGAACAACTACGGCCGCGGCGGCGTGGGCAACGACTACGTCCAGGCCGAGGCCCAGGACGGCAGCGGCACCAACAACGCCAACTTCTCCACGCCCGCGGACGGCAGCCGCCCGCGCATGCAGATGTACATCTGGACGGCGCCCACGCCGGACAAGGACGGTGACCTCGACACCGGCATCATCGTCCACGAGTACGGCCATGGCATCTCCAACCGCCTGGTGGGTGGCCCCAGCAACGTGTCCTGCCTCACCAACCGCCAGCAGCCGGGCGAGGGCATCAGCGACTTCCTCGCGCTCTTCTACACGGCGCGCACCACCGACACCGCGAACACGATTCGCGGCATGGGCACCTACGCCCTGAACCAGGCCACCAACGGCACCGGCATCCGCGGCCAGCCGTACACGATGGACTCGGCTCGCAACACCTGGACGTTCCAGAGCCTGCGCGGCATGGCCGTCCCGCACGGCGTGGGCTCCGTGTTCGCCCAGGGCATGTGGGAGGCGTACTGGGCGCTCGTCACCCAGTGGGGCTTCGACAGCAACCTCTACAACGCGAACGGCAACGCCGGTAACCAGCGCATGATGCTGTACTTCACCGAGGGCATGAAGCGCACGGGCTGCCGTCCGACCTTCCTGATGATGCGCGACGGCATCATCAACGCGGCCACCACCCTGCACGGTGGCGAGGACGTCTGCCGCCTGTGGAGGGCCTTCGCCGCCTACGGCATGGGCACCAACGCGACGACGACGGGACCGGACGACGTGACGGCGGCGACCAACGGCTTCGCCGTCCCGTCCGGCTGCTGA
- the serC gene encoding 3-phosphoserine/phosphohydroxythreonine transaminase, with translation MRVINFNPGPAGLPLPALERARDELLDFQGTGMSVMEHSHRGKDYEAVHDEAISLLTQLVDLPSSHQVLFLTGGASQQFAQVPMNFLTPGTSADYLMTGVWSEKALDEAKYYGTPRVAVTTVQPDKHYTRVPRQDELKLDPKAAYVHITTNNTIYGTQWHTFPDVGAVPLVADMSSDFLWKKMDLSRFALTYAGAQKNLGPSGVTLVVAAKDFIARGRKDIPKIFRYSIHAENNSLYNTPPTLAIYLVRNVLAWMKDVGGLAQVESWNRQKADLLYGALDKSSGFYRAPVERESRSVMNVVFHLPTPELDAAFVADAKQQGMVGLKGHRTAGGIRVSTYNAVTVENVRTLVTFMEHFMKTRG, from the coding sequence ATGCGCGTCATCAACTTCAACCCTGGCCCCGCCGGCCTGCCCCTTCCCGCGCTGGAGCGCGCCCGCGACGAGCTGCTGGATTTCCAAGGCACGGGCATGTCCGTGATGGAGCACAGCCACCGGGGCAAGGACTACGAGGCCGTCCATGACGAGGCCATCTCCCTGTTGACGCAGCTGGTGGACCTGCCGTCCAGCCACCAGGTGCTCTTCCTCACGGGTGGGGCGTCGCAGCAGTTCGCGCAGGTGCCCATGAACTTCCTCACCCCCGGCACGAGCGCGGACTACCTCATGACGGGCGTGTGGAGCGAGAAGGCCCTGGACGAGGCGAAGTACTACGGCACGCCCCGCGTCGCGGTGACGACGGTGCAGCCGGACAAGCACTACACGCGAGTGCCCCGCCAGGACGAGCTGAAGCTGGACCCCAAGGCCGCCTACGTCCACATCACCACGAACAACACCATCTACGGCACGCAGTGGCACACGTTCCCGGACGTGGGCGCGGTGCCGCTGGTGGCGGACATGAGCTCCGACTTCCTGTGGAAGAAGATGGACCTGTCGCGCTTCGCCCTCACCTACGCGGGCGCGCAGAAGAACCTGGGGCCCTCCGGTGTGACGCTGGTGGTGGCGGCCAAGGACTTCATCGCGCGCGGGCGCAAGGACATCCCGAAAATCTTCCGCTACTCCATCCACGCGGAGAACAACTCGCTCTACAACACGCCCCCCACGCTGGCCATCTACCTGGTGCGCAACGTGCTCGCGTGGATGAAGGACGTGGGCGGGCTGGCGCAGGTCGAGTCGTGGAACCGCCAGAAGGCGGACCTGCTGTATGGCGCGCTCGACAAGTCCTCGGGCTTCTACCGGGCGCCGGTGGAGCGCGAATCCCGCTCGGTGATGAACGTCGTGTTTCACCTGCCCACGCCGGAGCTCGACGCGGCCTTCGTCGCTGACGCAAAGCAGCAAGGAATGGTAGGGCTGAAGGGGCACCGCACGGCGGGGGGAATCCGGGTTTCCACGTACAACGCCGTGACGGTGGAGAATGTGCGCACGCTCGTCACCTTCATGGAACATTTCATGAAGACCCGCGGGTAG
- a CDS encoding LysR family transcriptional regulator — MGGMMASENLRIFVAVARQLSFGDAAKRLGIPVSTVSRRVALLEEQLGTRLLQRTSRRVGLTPEGSRLLGRAGPLLDQLGDVLDQAVDREEEPTGKLRITAPVNSGAQRLAPLLFSFAAQHPRVDVELVLTNALVDLVEEGFDLAFRVGPIRDAELVARRLWSIESVLAASPRFVREHLKGRSQLTRAALEDVPAVLTQPRGVWRLRGRDGGVDEVRPRHVRAVVNDPRVALAAALEGLGVVSVPREMLEAQGQALVPITVKGRTLEPREVFAVYPSRRQLSTRARRALDWVMKHG; from the coding sequence ATGGGTGGAATGATGGCGAGCGAGAACCTGCGCATCTTCGTGGCCGTGGCCCGGCAGCTGAGCTTCGGGGATGCCGCGAAGCGGCTGGGCATTCCGGTGAGCACGGTGAGCCGCCGGGTGGCACTTCTGGAGGAGCAGTTGGGAACCCGGCTCCTGCAACGCACGTCGCGACGCGTGGGGCTCACCCCGGAAGGGAGCCGGCTGCTGGGTCGCGCAGGGCCTCTCTTGGACCAACTGGGCGACGTCCTCGACCAGGCGGTGGACCGGGAAGAGGAGCCCACGGGCAAGCTGCGCATCACCGCGCCTGTGAATTCCGGTGCCCAGCGGCTCGCCCCGTTGCTCTTCTCCTTCGCCGCCCAGCACCCGCGCGTGGACGTGGAGCTGGTGCTCACCAATGCCCTGGTCGACCTGGTGGAAGAGGGCTTCGACCTCGCCTTCCGCGTGGGGCCCATCCGGGACGCGGAGCTGGTGGCGCGGCGGCTGTGGAGCATCGAGTCGGTCCTCGCGGCCTCTCCTCGCTTCGTGCGCGAGCACTTGAAGGGGCGCTCTCAGTTGACCCGTGCGGCACTCGAGGACGTGCCGGCGGTCCTGACTCAGCCGCGAGGTGTGTGGCGCCTGCGCGGCCGGGACGGCGGAGTGGACGAGGTGCGGCCTCGTCATGTCCGCGCCGTGGTGAATGACCCGAGGGTGGCCCTGGCCGCCGCCCTGGAGGGGCTGGGTGTGGTCAGCGTGCCCAGGGAGATGCTGGAGGCGCAAGGGCAGGCGCTCGTGCCCATCACGGTGAAGGGGCGAACGCTCGAACCCCGGGAGGTCTTCGCCGTCTATCCCTCACGCAGACAGCTCTCCACACGAGCGCGCCGGGCGCTCGACTGGGTGATGAAGCATGGCTGA
- a CDS encoding PA0069 family radical SAM protein — protein MKARPIDNPPNPWASTEVEYLDEIPPSKLEVWEDHSRQVVSHNDSPDVGFSWSVNPYRGCLHACAYCYARPTHQYLDFGAGTDFETKLVVKPQAAELLRANFERPSWKGETVVFSGVTDCYQPLEASLRLTRACLEVCAEYRNPVGIITKGVLIERDLDVLQRLSSEARLWVSVSLPFHNAELARAMEPYAASPQRRLLAIRRLAEAGINVAVSVAPIIPGLNDEDIHRVLTAAREAGATRAHYNLVRLPGPVKEVFEERLRAKLPLRADRVLHRIRETRGGELSDSRFKHRMRGEGLYAETIHRLFETTARRVGMRASYITEEAPETFRRPPRKPPASPQLSLF, from the coding sequence GTGAAAGCCCGTCCCATCGACAATCCGCCCAACCCCTGGGCGAGCACCGAAGTCGAGTACCTGGACGAAATCCCTCCCTCGAAGCTGGAGGTCTGGGAGGACCACAGCCGGCAGGTCGTCTCCCACAATGACAGCCCGGATGTGGGCTTCAGCTGGAGCGTCAATCCCTATCGCGGGTGTCTCCACGCCTGCGCGTACTGCTATGCGCGGCCCACGCACCAGTACCTGGACTTCGGCGCGGGCACCGACTTCGAGACGAAGCTCGTGGTGAAGCCCCAGGCCGCGGAGCTGCTGCGAGCGAACTTCGAGCGCCCCTCGTGGAAGGGGGAGACCGTGGTCTTCAGCGGCGTCACCGACTGCTATCAGCCGCTGGAGGCCTCGCTGCGCCTCACCCGCGCCTGCCTGGAGGTCTGCGCCGAGTACCGCAACCCCGTGGGCATCATCACCAAGGGCGTCCTCATCGAGCGCGACCTGGACGTGCTCCAGCGCCTGTCCAGCGAGGCCCGGCTGTGGGTCAGCGTCAGCCTCCCCTTCCACAACGCGGAGCTGGCGCGTGCGATGGAGCCCTACGCGGCCTCACCCCAGCGCAGGCTGCTCGCGATTCGCCGCCTCGCGGAGGCCGGAATCAACGTGGCCGTCTCCGTGGCGCCCATCATCCCCGGGCTCAACGACGAGGACATCCACCGCGTGCTCACCGCCGCCCGCGAGGCAGGCGCCACCCGCGCGCACTACAACCTGGTCCGGCTTCCCGGCCCGGTGAAGGAGGTCTTCGAGGAGCGGCTGCGCGCCAAGCTCCCCCTGCGCGCCGACCGGGTCCTGCATCGCATCCGGGAGACGCGAGGCGGAGAGCTCAGCGACTCGCGCTTCAAGCACCGCATGCGCGGCGAGGGGCTCTACGCGGAGACCATCCATCGCCTCTTCGAGACGACGGCGCGCAGGGTGGGCATGCGTGCCTCGTACATCACCGAGGAGGCACCGGAGACCTTCCGGCGCCCGCCTCGCAAGCCCCCGGCGTCACCGCAGCTCAGCCTCTTCTAG
- a CDS encoding SDR family oxidoreductase — MNLEQQHVVVVGGSSGIGLGVAKAALEQGASVTLVSRSSEKLARAAAGLGAPGRVHTHAADATREDDVRQLFEVLPPVNHVVVTTVEAHYLSIRQMDFALARRVIDSKLMAAFHVARHARLQPGGSLTFTTGIASVRPSPNGSVIAAVNGGIESAVRAWALELAPLRVNALSPGWIDTPIWDAVAGDAKAQRFEQHARRLPVGRIGTSADVGHAAVFLMTNGFTTGDVLRVDGGHPLI, encoded by the coding sequence ATGAACCTCGAACAACAACATGTCGTGGTGGTGGGTGGTTCCTCTGGCATCGGGCTCGGCGTGGCCAAGGCTGCGCTGGAGCAAGGTGCCTCGGTGACACTGGTGAGCCGTTCCTCGGAGAAACTGGCGCGTGCGGCGGCCGGATTGGGAGCCCCAGGCCGGGTGCACACCCATGCGGCGGATGCGACCCGGGAGGACGACGTGCGCCAGCTCTTCGAGGTGCTCCCCCCCGTGAACCACGTGGTCGTCACCACGGTGGAGGCACACTACCTTTCCATCCGGCAGATGGACTTCGCCCTCGCGCGGCGCGTCATCGACTCCAAGCTCATGGCCGCCTTCCATGTGGCCAGGCACGCGCGGCTCCAACCCGGTGGCTCGCTCACCTTCACGACGGGAATCGCCTCGGTGCGCCCCTCGCCGAATGGCTCCGTCATCGCGGCGGTGAACGGCGGCATCGAGTCCGCCGTGCGAGCGTGGGCCCTGGAGCTCGCGCCGCTGCGCGTCAATGCGCTGTCCCCCGGCTGGATTGACACCCCCATCTGGGATGCCGTCGCGGGCGACGCGAAGGCCCAGCGCTTCGAGCAGCACGCGCGCAGGCTGCCCGTGGGCCGTATCGGAACGAGCGCGGACGTGGGCCACGCGGCCGTGTTCCTGATGACGAACGGCTTCACCACCGGCGACGTGTTGCGCGTGGATGGTGGGCATCCGCTGATCTGA
- a CDS encoding patatin-like phospholipase family protein gives MPLLPLSLLLSSLTLTTPTDDASPPAPRWRESEPFALTISGGVSLGAYEAGLSWALVRYLREIEKDAQANLSERHPRLVTVTGASAGSINALLVALAWCAKENPQGRINTVDNNDFRDTWAPVGFDTLLPSSQEGPFSFVEPRYASTDGLLTRQAFESVIKSFHRRLDWRNSNELRQQYRYPCEVPLGITVTRAVPETVEEAGLRIPRQRFSILWKLETDADGSAHIRNQFLTGEGANDALVYLTETPRERRSKSDIEPPLRNPSSVDADAVVKAIEASSAFPFAFGPVRLSYCAPSCSTSAPLVSSTVSAPACEEIAEGLRKAAPPGARVPPLQVCSQDFFDGGVFDNAPVGVALQQAEQFLTQQQVNGPNPLRPLTYLFVDPDFRRHPASPSGVKPKEVPDLSKQVDFILSAVGTARSFQLHTAIQNKGWNQTLRSHARGTATWLSQLAQLTGSAPMQPAPTGNARHAFGWRLTHCLTKSSPEPSTQTCLSAVDASKVDSEKPVPFSSLVTTALRLQELLTQSGDVCGRAAPLSGAESREVSQRLGLAALAQDFLAEELNRSDYGRATPDELKALRQALLAVTATLGQVLPCAGSRGTEALSPLKERLASLEKEAGALANLKQDRSMVVSSRFSPLASAQLLNFGAFLDEPLRMTDYYIGVYEAAHQLAENFCTEQDPYNTDVWNDAAESRQRCIGQKLEFISGKLDVARSGPASHVFETLAKRELMTELGEDGQKRVLASPEWKWLSTFPPFPKHRALLDDTITVNQVLTVLTSKETFCQAPSARGKCLADLELKELSQGLVQQGYLPRSESMRLFLADPTRWTLELATRGTSRISTLQGEARPNWEFGPALNAVRLLTTRGAGLRESLRINASSVPLGQTPSGTSKVTPWLFTLVPYRASIDIAHRGLMLSWFEPTVRPNADLTVRLGLNPLELRWKDSALPQVSSSVTPSLAYAVSTFASVGAGPTVEARWREQGREQWALGGEVYADFAQDRIRLGLGFRDTPATSWAGLVYLSFADVNGMLFWMTR, from the coding sequence ATGCCGCTTCTCCCGCTGTCGCTGCTGCTGAGCTCGCTGACCCTGACCACTCCCACCGACGACGCCTCGCCGCCCGCGCCTCGCTGGCGGGAGTCGGAGCCCTTCGCCCTGACCATCAGCGGCGGCGTCAGCCTGGGCGCCTATGAGGCCGGACTCTCGTGGGCGCTGGTGCGCTACCTCCGGGAGATTGAAAAGGACGCCCAGGCCAACCTCTCCGAGCGCCATCCCCGGCTCGTGACGGTGACGGGTGCCTCGGCCGGCAGCATCAATGCCCTCCTGGTCGCGCTCGCCTGGTGTGCGAAGGAGAATCCCCAGGGCCGAATCAACACCGTCGACAACAATGACTTCCGGGACACGTGGGCCCCCGTGGGCTTCGATACACTCCTGCCCTCGTCCCAGGAAGGGCCCTTCTCCTTCGTCGAGCCGCGCTACGCCTCCACGGACGGCCTGCTCACCCGCCAGGCCTTCGAATCCGTCATCAAGTCCTTCCACCGCAGGCTCGACTGGCGAAACAGCAACGAGTTGCGACAGCAGTACCGATACCCCTGTGAGGTTCCCCTGGGCATCACCGTCACGCGGGCCGTGCCCGAGACGGTCGAGGAGGCGGGGCTGCGAATTCCTCGTCAGCGCTTCAGCATCCTGTGGAAGCTGGAGACGGACGCCGATGGGTCCGCGCATATCCGCAATCAATTCCTGACAGGAGAAGGCGCGAACGACGCACTCGTGTACCTCACCGAGACACCGAGGGAGCGGCGCTCCAAGTCCGATATCGAGCCGCCGCTGCGAAATCCCTCCTCCGTGGATGCCGACGCCGTCGTCAAGGCCATCGAGGCCTCCAGTGCGTTTCCGTTTGCCTTTGGCCCGGTGCGCCTCTCGTATTGCGCACCGAGCTGCTCGACGAGCGCGCCGCTTGTCTCTTCCACCGTCTCGGCCCCGGCCTGTGAGGAGATTGCCGAGGGACTCCGGAAGGCAGCGCCTCCGGGAGCTCGCGTCCCGCCGCTCCAGGTGTGCAGCCAGGACTTCTTCGATGGGGGCGTCTTCGACAATGCCCCGGTGGGCGTGGCGCTGCAGCAAGCGGAGCAATTCCTCACCCAACAGCAGGTCAACGGTCCCAATCCGTTGCGTCCGCTCACCTATCTCTTCGTGGACCCGGACTTCCGGCGGCATCCCGCCTCTCCGTCCGGGGTCAAACCCAAGGAAGTGCCAGACCTCAGCAAGCAGGTCGACTTCATCCTCAGCGCCGTGGGCACCGCGAGGAGCTTCCAGCTCCACACCGCCATCCAGAACAAGGGGTGGAACCAGACGCTGCGCAGCCACGCTCGAGGCACCGCCACCTGGCTGTCGCAGCTCGCCCAGCTCACGGGAAGTGCTCCCATGCAGCCCGCGCCCACGGGCAACGCGCGTCATGCCTTCGGCTGGCGGCTCACCCACTGTCTGACGAAGTCGTCACCAGAGCCTTCGACACAAACGTGCCTGTCGGCCGTCGACGCCTCCAAGGTCGACAGCGAGAAACCGGTTCCCTTCTCTTCACTGGTCACCACGGCCCTGCGACTGCAAGAGCTGCTCACCCAGAGCGGCGACGTGTGCGGGAGGGCCGCCCCTCTCTCCGGAGCGGAATCACGGGAGGTCTCCCAGCGTCTGGGATTGGCCGCGCTCGCCCAGGACTTCCTGGCCGAGGAGCTCAATCGCTCCGACTACGGCCGTGCCACCCCAGACGAGCTGAAGGCGCTGCGACAAGCCCTGCTCGCCGTCACCGCGACGCTGGGCCAGGTCCTGCCGTGTGCGGGCTCGCGCGGAACCGAAGCACTCTCGCCACTGAAGGAGCGACTGGCTTCGCTGGAGAAGGAGGCCGGGGCCCTCGCGAATCTGAAGCAAGACCGCTCGATGGTGGTCTCCAGCCGCTTCTCCCCACTCGCCTCCGCCCAGCTCCTCAACTTCGGGGCGTTCCTCGATGAGCCGCTGCGGATGACGGATTACTACATCGGCGTCTACGAGGCCGCGCACCAGCTCGCGGAGAACTTCTGCACCGAGCAGGACCCGTACAACACCGACGTCTGGAATGATGCGGCGGAGTCCCGGCAGCGATGTATCGGCCAGAAGCTGGAGTTCATCTCGGGCAAGCTGGACGTGGCACGCTCCGGCCCCGCCTCCCACGTCTTCGAGACCCTGGCGAAGCGCGAGCTGATGACCGAGCTCGGAGAGGATGGCCAGAAACGAGTCCTCGCGAGCCCGGAGTGGAAGTGGCTGTCCACCTTTCCGCCCTTCCCCAAGCACCGAGCCCTCCTCGATGACACCATCACCGTCAACCAGGTGCTCACGGTGCTGACCTCGAAGGAGACCTTCTGTCAGGCCCCCTCCGCGCGCGGCAAATGTCTCGCGGACCTGGAGCTGAAGGAGCTCAGCCAGGGACTGGTCCAGCAAGGGTATCTGCCGCGGAGTGAGTCGATGCGCCTCTTCCTCGCCGACCCCACCCGATGGACGCTGGAGCTCGCGACGCGCGGCACGAGCCGCATCTCCACCCTCCAGGGCGAAGCCAGGCCGAACTGGGAGTTCGGCCCGGCCCTGAATGCGGTCCGCTTGTTGACGACCCGAGGGGCCGGCCTGCGCGAGTCACTGCGCATCAATGCCTCCTCTGTCCCGCTGGGCCAGACGCCCTCCGGGACGTCGAAGGTGACGCCGTGGCTCTTCACCCTGGTGCCCTACCGCGCCTCCATCGACATCGCCCACCGGGGTTTGATGCTGAGCTGGTTCGAGCCCACGGTCCGCCCCAACGCGGACCTCACCGTGCGACTGGGCCTCAATCCCCTCGAGCTGCGGTGGAAGGACTCAGCCCTGCCCCAGGTCTCCAGCAGCGTCACGCCGAGCCTGGCCTATGCGGTGTCCACGTTCGCCTCGGTGGGCGCGGGCCCCACCGTGGAGGCACGGTGGCGCGAGCAGGGGCGTGAGCAGTGGGCACTCGGCGGTGAGGTGTATGCGGACTTCGCCCAGGACCGCATCCGGCTGGGCCTCGGCTTCCGCGACACGCCAGCCACCTCGTGGGCGGGACTCGTGTACCTGAGCTTCGCGGACGTCAACGGGATGCTCTTCTGGATGACCCGGTGA